The following coding sequences lie in one Methylotuvimicrobium alcaliphilum 20Z genomic window:
- the lpdA gene encoding dihydrolipoyl dehydrogenase, translating into MKAPKLILIAVITMLIGAFFYFGYHDYLTLHELKTHQAAIEARIAAQPVSAAFVYALIYVLVTALSLPGAAVMTLAGGALFGLLWGTVIVSFASTIGAALAFLAARFLFRDVVKDRFGSAIRTIDAGIERDGPFYLFTLRLIPLFPFFMINLAMGLTAIRVSTFYWVSQVGMLAGTLVYVNAGTQLAGIELLSDILSPGLLGSFALLGLFPLLTKKIVEHIQARKVFADWPKPARFDNNIVVIGAGSGGLVTAYIAAAVKAKVTLVEKHKMGGDCLNTGCVPSKALIRSAKWLAQHRRAEEFGIKHSSADFDFTDVMERVQSVVKKVEPHDSIERYTKLGVEVVTGEAKIISPWEVHVETPEGSKTLTTRAIVIAAGARPFVPPLPGIDSIEPLTSDNLWNLRELPERLLVLGGGPIGCELAQCFARLGSLVTLVEMAPRLLVREDPEASEAVMARFRQDGVDLRLEHTAKEFIVDNGEKILIAEHEGNTVNIPFDQVLIAIGRAANIEGYGVEALGITLSPRKTIATDPFQATNYPNIYAVGDVAGPYQFTHTAAHQAWYAAVNALFGTFKKFRTDYSVIPWSTFTDPEVARVGLNEQEAEQQNIPYEVATYGIDELDRAIADGEAHGFVKVLTEPGKDKILGVTIVGEHAGDLIAEFVLAMKHGIGLNKILGTIHIYPTLAEANKYAAGAWKRAHAPQRTLRFLSRYHAWRRNG; encoded by the coding sequence ATGAAAGCCCCGAAGCTGATATTGATTGCTGTGATCACGATGCTGATCGGCGCCTTTTTTTATTTCGGATATCACGACTATCTAACACTGCATGAACTGAAAACCCACCAGGCCGCGATCGAAGCCCGCATCGCCGCGCAACCGGTTAGCGCGGCCTTTGTTTATGCGCTGATTTATGTTCTGGTCACGGCGCTGTCTCTGCCCGGCGCGGCGGTGATGACCCTGGCCGGAGGCGCGCTGTTCGGTTTACTGTGGGGCACCGTGATCGTCTCGTTTGCCTCTACGATCGGCGCGGCATTGGCTTTTCTGGCTGCGCGCTTTTTGTTTCGCGATGTCGTCAAAGACCGCTTCGGTTCGGCGATACGAACGATCGATGCCGGAATCGAACGGGACGGTCCGTTTTATTTGTTCACGCTGCGTTTGATCCCATTGTTTCCGTTCTTCATGATCAATCTGGCGATGGGGCTGACCGCCATTCGCGTGTCGACATTTTATTGGGTCAGTCAAGTCGGCATGTTGGCCGGCACGTTGGTTTATGTCAACGCCGGCACTCAGCTTGCGGGGATCGAATTGTTGTCGGATATTTTGTCGCCGGGCTTGCTCGGTTCGTTCGCGTTATTAGGCCTTTTTCCATTACTGACCAAGAAAATCGTCGAGCACATACAAGCCCGGAAAGTCTTCGCCGACTGGCCGAAGCCGGCGCGTTTCGATAACAATATCGTCGTGATCGGCGCTGGTTCCGGCGGATTGGTGACCGCTTACATTGCCGCGGCGGTCAAGGCCAAGGTCACGCTGGTCGAAAAGCACAAAATGGGCGGCGATTGCCTGAATACCGGCTGCGTCCCGTCGAAAGCGCTGATTCGTTCGGCGAAATGGCTGGCGCAGCACCGGCGCGCCGAAGAGTTCGGCATCAAACACAGCAGCGCCGATTTCGACTTTACCGACGTGATGGAGCGTGTGCAATCGGTTGTCAAAAAGGTCGAACCGCACGATTCGATCGAACGGTATACCAAGCTAGGCGTCGAGGTCGTGACCGGCGAGGCGAAAATCATCTCGCCTTGGGAAGTGCATGTCGAAACGCCGGAAGGTAGTAAAACGCTGACCACGCGAGCGATCGTCATAGCCGCGGGCGCCCGACCGTTCGTGCCGCCGCTACCCGGCATCGATAGCATCGAACCGCTGACGTCCGATAATTTATGGAACTTGCGTGAATTGCCGGAACGTTTGCTGGTACTCGGCGGCGGTCCGATCGGCTGCGAATTGGCGCAATGCTTCGCCCGTCTCGGAAGCCTTGTGACGCTGGTGGAAATGGCGCCGCGCTTGTTAGTCCGCGAAGACCCGGAAGCGTCGGAAGCGGTGATGGCACGTTTTAGACAGGATGGCGTCGATTTGAGGCTGGAACATACCGCGAAGGAATTCATCGTCGACAACGGTGAAAAAATCCTGATCGCCGAACACGAAGGAAACACGGTCAACATCCCGTTCGATCAAGTGCTGATCGCGATCGGACGGGCCGCGAATATCGAAGGCTACGGCGTCGAGGCGCTGGGCATTACGCTGTCGCCGCGCAAAACCATCGCAACCGATCCGTTCCAGGCCACCAATTATCCGAACATCTATGCGGTCGGCGATGTGGCAGGTCCTTATCAATTCACGCATACCGCCGCGCATCAGGCTTGGTATGCCGCCGTCAATGCCTTGTTCGGAACGTTTAAGAAATTCCGCACCGATTATTCGGTGATTCCTTGGTCGACCTTCACGGACCCCGAAGTTGCTCGGGTCGGCCTAAACGAGCAAGAAGCCGAACAGCAAAATATTCCCTATGAAGTCGCGACTTACGGTATCGACGAACTGGACCGAGCGATCGCCGACGGCGAGGCGCACGGCTTCGTCAAAGTGCTGACCGAGCCCGGCAAGGACAAAATCTTGGGCGTGACGATAGTCGGCGAACATGCGGGCGATTTAATCGCCGAATTCGTGCTGGCGATGAAACACGGCATCGGCTTGAACAAAATTCTCGGCACGATCCATATCTACCCGACACTGGCCGAAGCCAACAAATACGCGGCCGGCGCTTGGAAGCGCGCGCATGCTCCGCAGCGGACGTTGCGTTTTTTGAGTCGTTATCATGCTTGGCGTAGGAACGGTTAA
- a CDS encoding methyltransferase domain-containing protein, whose protein sequence is MNETAITDSIKNYYGKVLNSSQDLKTSACCTADAFPKHLRALLKDVHPEVVERFYGCGSPLPPALEGRTVLDLGCGTGRDCYLLSRLVGENGRVIGVDMTDEQLDIARTYRDWHAERYGYARSNVEFRQGYIEDLASLGIADNSIDVVVSNCVVNLSPDKRRVLSEIFRVLKPGGELYFSDVYADRRIPEQLKLEPVLLGECLAGAFYWEDFRRALQDLGCPDVRIVSESPIDIDDDEVHAKIGMIGFRSVTIRVFKLPLEDRCEDFGQVATYRGTIAGHPHFFDLDDHHHFESGRPLRVCGNTADMLGGSRYGRHFELLGDKNVHFGLFDCAPPNSSTNLTSGAACC, encoded by the coding sequence ATGAACGAAACCGCGATAACCGATTCGATAAAAAACTACTACGGCAAAGTGCTCAACTCGAGCCAGGATTTGAAAACCAGCGCGTGTTGCACTGCCGATGCCTTTCCAAAGCATTTGCGCGCTTTACTCAAGGATGTCCATCCCGAAGTCGTCGAACGCTTTTACGGCTGCGGTTCGCCGCTGCCGCCGGCGCTCGAAGGCCGCACGGTTTTGGATTTGGGCTGCGGGACGGGGCGCGACTGTTATTTGTTGTCCCGGCTGGTCGGCGAAAACGGGCGGGTTATCGGCGTCGATATGACCGATGAACAGCTCGATATCGCGCGAACCTATCGCGATTGGCATGCCGAACGTTACGGTTATGCGCGTTCGAATGTCGAGTTCAGACAGGGTTATATCGAGGATTTGGCCTCGCTCGGTATCGCCGACAATTCGATCGACGTGGTCGTGTCGAATTGCGTCGTCAACTTGTCGCCGGACAAGCGGCGCGTGCTGTCGGAAATTTTCCGAGTACTCAAACCCGGCGGCGAATTGTATTTTTCCGATGTCTATGCCGACCGGCGCATCCCAGAACAACTTAAGTTGGAACCGGTATTGCTCGGCGAGTGTCTGGCCGGGGCGTTTTATTGGGAGGATTTTCGCCGCGCCTTGCAGGATCTTGGCTGTCCCGATGTGCGTATCGTCAGCGAAAGCCCGATCGATATCGATGATGACGAAGTGCATGCCAAAATCGGCATGATCGGGTTTCGTTCGGTCACGATACGGGTATTCAAACTGCCGCTAGAAGACCGCTGCGAAGATTTCGGGCAAGTCGCGACTTACCGAGGCACGATCGCAGGTCATCCGCATTTTTTCGATCTTGACGATCATCATCATTTCGAAAGCGGAAGGCCCTTGCGCGTGTGCGGCAATACCGCCGACATGCTCGGCGGCAGCCGCTACGGCCGTCATTTCGAGCTATTAGGCGACAAAAACGTGCATTTCGGTCTGTTCGACTGCGCGCCGCCGAACAGCAGCACGAATCTAACTTCCGGCGCGGCGTGTTGCTGA
- a CDS encoding TIGR04282 family arsenosugar biosynthesis glycosyltransferase — MAARGAIALFVKTPGLSPIKTRLAVKLGTDRAEQFHWQAARSTAAVIKQAEQSCELQGYYAVAEEIAATNEIWRGMSCLWQGEGGLGERMRHVYEHLIQNHDFVMLVGADIPQMTVADLQQASSWLAHEEQARFAFGPSLDGGFWLFGGNCSLLGPWWTDVEYSTADTGTQFLNAVKQWGEVQTLRVLQDVDEPSDLLVLHKALQALASPVPEQVHLMRFLYGLTPEFTTFDEGPYV; from the coding sequence ATGGCCGCACGCGGCGCGATTGCCTTATTCGTCAAAACCCCGGGGCTCTCGCCGATCAAAACACGCTTGGCGGTGAAGCTTGGAACCGACAGGGCCGAGCAATTTCATTGGCAGGCAGCACGGTCAACGGCAGCCGTCATCAAACAGGCAGAACAATCATGTGAGCTTCAAGGCTATTATGCCGTGGCCGAAGAAATCGCGGCGACTAACGAAATTTGGCGAGGCATGTCGTGTCTGTGGCAAGGCGAGGGCGGTTTGGGTGAGCGCATGCGTCATGTTTATGAGCATTTAATACAAAATCATGATTTTGTTATGTTGGTAGGAGCCGATATTCCGCAAATGACCGTTGCCGATTTGCAGCAAGCTTCAAGCTGGCTGGCGCACGAAGAGCAAGCTCGTTTTGCTTTCGGGCCGAGTCTCGACGGCGGGTTTTGGCTGTTTGGGGGCAATTGTTCTCTGCTCGGGCCTTGGTGGACCGATGTCGAATATAGCACCGCCGATACCGGCACGCAGTTTCTCAATGCCGTCAAGCAATGGGGCGAAGTGCAAACGCTACGAGTGCTGCAAGATGTTGACGAACCGTCCGATTTACTTGTCTTACATAAAGCACTGCAAGCACTGGCGTCGCCGGTACCGGAACAAGTTCACCTGATGCGTTTTTTATATGGGTTGACGCCTGAGTTTACGACATTCGATGAGGGGCCTTATGTATAA
- the arsS gene encoding arsenosugar biosynthesis radical SAM (seleno)protein ArsS (Some members of this family are selenoproteins.), which translates to MYNSKPLLLKSEFPALRRAQLTTLQMNLGYLCNLSCVHCHVNAGPKRTELMAREVMENALQFAEKQGLQTLDLTGGSPEMNPDFRWLVETARRQGLHVIDRCNPTILVEPGYEWAAEFLAGQQVEIIASLPCYIGDNVDAQRGKGVFSSSIAALKRLNELGYGRPDSGLELNLVFNPQGPVLPPPQQALEQQYRDHLGGEFGIEFNRLLAITNMPIQRFGAVLMAGGKHETDSRQVFDDYLRLLKDAYKPENLSKVMCKSLLSIDWQGFVYDCDFNQMLDMPQGGKQPVHIGDLLEKDLDSAPIQVAEHCFGCTAGQGSSCGGAL; encoded by the coding sequence ATGTATAACAGTAAGCCGTTATTGCTCAAAAGCGAATTCCCCGCTCTGCGCAGAGCGCAGTTGACGACGCTGCAGATGAACCTGGGCTATCTCTGTAATCTGAGTTGCGTCCATTGCCATGTCAACGCGGGGCCGAAGCGCACCGAGTTGATGGCGCGCGAAGTCATGGAAAATGCGTTGCAATTCGCCGAAAAGCAGGGGCTACAAACTCTGGACCTGACCGGCGGTTCGCCGGAAATGAATCCGGATTTTCGCTGGCTGGTCGAGACCGCGAGGCGGCAAGGTCTCCACGTCATCGACCGCTGCAATCCGACCATTTTGGTCGAGCCGGGTTACGAATGGGCCGCCGAATTCCTGGCCGGACAGCAGGTCGAAATTATCGCGTCCTTGCCGTGCTATATCGGCGATAACGTCGATGCGCAGCGCGGCAAAGGAGTGTTTTCGTCCTCGATTGCCGCACTAAAGCGACTCAATGAACTCGGTTACGGCCGGCCGGATAGCGGCTTGGAGCTGAATTTGGTATTTAACCCTCAGGGCCCGGTGCTCCCGCCGCCGCAGCAAGCGCTCGAACAGCAATATCGCGACCATTTGGGCGGTGAATTCGGTATTGAATTTAACCGCTTGTTGGCCATTACCAACATGCCGATACAACGTTTCGGCGCCGTTTTAATGGCGGGCGGCAAGCATGAAACCGATAGCCGGCAAGTCTTTGACGATTATCTGCGATTGCTCAAGGACGCCTATAAACCTGAAAATTTGAGCAAGGTCATGTGCAAAAGCTTGTTGAGCATCGATTGGCAAGGTTTCGTCTATGACTGCGATTTCAATCAAATGTTGGACATGCCGCAGGGCGGTAAACAGCCGGTTCATATCGGCGATTTGTTAGAGAAAGATCTGGATTCGGCGCCGATTCAAGTGGCCGAACATTGTTTCGGCTGTACCGCAGGCCAAGGATCGAGTTGCGGCGGCGCGCTCTAA